TTAATAGTGAATTATTGAGCGTAAGTCTGCCATTAGGTTTTGCAATTGAGATTAATTTCTTTTTGGTAAAATGAGAATCTTCATTAGTTTGATGAAATTCGCATCTTTCTTGGAATTCATATAGCTCTCGCTCTTCATTTTGAAAAATATATTGAGGAATTAAGTCATTATTTTTTAGCTCATTTATGCAATAATAATCAACGCTGTATTTGTCAAATTGAAATTCTCCATAACTATCTATAATCTTTCGGTTTAATTCCAATTTCAGAGGCTCTAAAGAAAATTTCCCAAACCCTACATCAACTAAAAAATCTTGATTTTCCAAATTGACAATAATCGCCATATGGTCATATTCGGGACTATATTCGCCGTTTTTTGTGT
This genomic window from Mariniflexile sp. TRM1-10 contains:
- a CDS encoding arylamine N-acetyltransferase family protein, with the protein product MELQAYLSRINFHDTLSPNKDVLYKLQKHHLLNIPFENLDIHYGTKISLSINDIYRKVVIRKRGGFCYELNGLFHQLLMEIGFNAKLISAQVHTKNGEYSPEYDHMAIIVNLENQDFLVDVGFGKFSLEPLKLELNRKIIDSYGEFQFDKYSVDYYCINELKNNDLIPQYIFQNEERELYEFQERCEFHQTNEDSHFTKKKLISIAKPNGRLTLNNSLLKITRFGIEEEIEFNESEFEEKLGQYFDIKL